The DNA window cacaggagtgccagagccaatgcgacgcacCTTTTGGAGTCCCCAGCGCAGACTggcctactttgcacagccaggacgcaaacctgagCTGTATGAGTCACCAGCGCACCACACGGCttgcgcttctaccaggtgagccactcgggggcGCCAGCAGTTTGCATTTCTTtgattagttatttatttgtgtctCTGAAAAGGTCATTAAAGGCATAATGCATACTCTACACTTTGAACAGCATGGTTTACACTCgctgtgctttgtgtgtgtgttttgatatttgtagCCACATGTGCTGGGTCACTAGTCAACTGGGGGAGTACTAAAATAATCTCACTACCCTCTTCACAGTGCAGGGTGCTTGTGTGTATCACTGAAGCCCCTCCCCTGGTATCCCTGTAGCTTTTAAACTACAATATTGTAAAAGACTCTTCTCACCTGGGCCTCCTTGATGCAGCGCAGACAGCGACCTCGATCTTTAAGAAAATCGTCCAGAGTTTTTCTGCCAGTTTTGAGCTTAGTATCAATCTCCAGTTCCTCTGTGACGGAGAGCACTGCCCTCAGGTGCTGACCCAAGCACTGCTTGAGGCCTGCACTGGCATAGCTCTCGAGAAACGTCGTGCAGTGCATCTCGTCAGAGAACTTGATCTGGATTATCAGGTCTGattcagtgttgtgtattttCAGAATTTCATACCCATCCAGGCCACCCAAGGAATCTAAAGCAGTGTGAGACAACGGCAAACATATTGTGTCTGAAGCTGTGGCGAAAGCTAGTTACCGTTAACTTCACCTTGCAGGGCGAGCTCAAACTCCTTACAGTAGTGAGTTCTCTAACATACAGAGCCACAGGACATTAAAGGTGTCATTTAAGAGTGAATCACAACCTAGCGGGTTAGCCACTAGACATAGCCCAACCCAAGACACACTGGGCTACATACCTGATAGGGTTAGCTTAAGAGCTTTGAAAATGTTGATTTTCTGTTCCGGGTTTTTGTACAAGGCTGGAAGATCTACCTGTTGGAGGTTTGACTGAAGGAAGAGAAACGCACTTCCAGCCCACCCCCCAGATCCGCTGCTTGAGGTcagtttctgaaagaaaaaacacaagcaaacaaaaaccacATTCAGCACAGTTGCCATCATTCCTTTCAAATCCCAATTCCCTTCACTGTCCGCCCAGTCAACCCAATACCTACACATAAGGATGCGCCTGTACTTATGAAAGTTAGCACATGTTTTAGCACTGAAGTAAACAgcgctgatttttttttgtcttttgttttttggcaCGGTCGTCGATGTCTAGTACTCATCAACACCCTATTTGTTTAACAGCTCTTCCAAGCAATTCCAATTCCAAGTACTTCAAAGCAATTCCTTCGAAAGACCTAGAACTGgaattggaaatgtattttaaaaaggaactggaattgaaaaaagatAATTGACTCGACCCTGCTTGCAGTatctctctcatcctctccttGAAAACAGGAACTTGCAATGAAACACCTCAGGTCCCTCAGGATTTACAGGAGAAGTCTATAACAATGTTAAATGTTTCAGTGCTGCAGACCTGTGTACCGGACtagaaaagagaactccacttagaaatgtaaatacagtataatcgtaaatctagaaaaactactcacttctaaatcttttgtagtcacctatgtattactttagtataaataaatgttaatttggattcatatgttgtttttttctgactttatgtgaacgaaaagacacacatttgcccgttttcccattggaaatagtgatattttgaaatatcactgtcctggtcacaaaagcaaaatttgtggggaataatagccattttctatacttttgaggcataagcaattaggaaataacacttactacccaggaacaaaaattgtgttacatagtgtaattagttaTCCTTGGTTGGTCTTAGTACGGACATCTCTGGACCACGCATGTGAATCAATACTGTAACTATAATTTAAAGCTGAATTACACAACAACCCCACTGTCTGTACAGGGTGTGACATATCATGGGGTATACTGTTGCTTCGTGCTGCATTAGATTCTCACCAGCCAGAAGACAAAAGAATCATAAAACCAATATGGGCCAGGCTGTGTGAAACACACTGTTGCCGAATGAGCAGATCTAATCAGTGACAGATATTGAAACCTCCTCCTTTAAATCAATCTGTCTGAGATATACATTGTGTAGAAAAGTACACTGATTGTGTACAAATACCCAGCACAGTTCTGATGAACACTCATAGGCAAAAATGATGATGTTTGCATTTCTTCTGCTTCTTTACAATGTGTTATGTATTAGCATTGCTTATTATGAAACATTTTGCACTGTTGAGCTATCTGTAACACCCGCCACCCCCACTGCAGTAAGCAGAACACTGGCCTTAGACATTAGTACTGTATTCCCCCCAAGTTGAAAAGCCTCAAAGCTATAATGTCACCAGGCTGTTTCGCACTGCTGTGCATTGCTATAGACAAAGTGGAGCATAGTACACTACCTCCATACTGTCTGCCTCGTGTGCATTACGTGTTGCTTAAGTCCAAACCGCGCTTAAAATTTAGGCTTCTTTAAAGCTGCATGATCCACTGCAAAATCAAATCTctaaaaactggaagaaaaaatGAGAATGAGTCAGAGCATTGGAATGAGTCAGTGTGTAAATAGCTCTTGCCCAGCTTCATGAAGACTCTCTGGGAGGAGTCAGGTTGAGCAGCCAGTATCAGGAGTTTCAAAGTGTTTTGAAGCTAAGAGTAATTTCATTATTCTCAGAAGAAACTTGGCCTGCCTGCTTGCATGATGGAGCCCAGGCTGGTTCATATTTCCAACGCAGTCCCAGTTTGTCACCATGggagcaaaacaaacacacacagcttctgAAAGTTTCTGACACCAAACTaggaatgacacacacacacacacacacacacacacacacacacacacacacaaagactcaaacacacacagactcacacaggtatagtttttgtgtttaaataattattaggTATGGTTAGTTAGGTTGTCGATTTTCTCAATTTCTCAACGTGAATAGTCGTTTACACAGCAACCCCTATAAAAAATATCAGTGTTATAAACTGTGCTCAAAGTGTGGATAAGTGTATGAAAGATGCggtaaaaacatggtaaagaaCATTTAGTAGATTACTGTACTAGTCAAaagttcataaataataataattataataataataataatgaataaaaacaatagtaTTACTTTTCCTAATGCTGGGTAGTCAAATTTatcttggtttgccatgttttcttAATATGCTTTTTCTGGGATTAAGAGCTTACCTTTATCACACATTGCTATGCCCTTTGCtacagtacacttttataaggcgTAGTTCTCTTTTTAACCCACTCACTAGTAGCAGAATGAGATCTGCTGTGATTCTTAGCGATGTTGGTTTGGTACATTAatgcaataattaataaatataatatgaatTCCCAGATTTGTTTACCGACTCAAAAATAATGACCTGTAAAGTGTTCTAagccattacatttaaatatttatcccACAACCTCAAAAACAGAAGTTTTTAACATTGAAATACTTCTTAAACTCAATGGAAATCGAAAGtatatatcatttttgttttatgtatatcATTTCACAATATAAGCTGAAAAGACATGGGCATTAATaactaataatttaaacaaaaatgttgaaCTTaccactctaaaaaaaaaaaaaaaaaaaaaagtgtaacataAATACACGCCCTACACAAGCGCATCCGGATTTCCCCAGATGGTCTCAGGTCGTACAGACTTCAAAATACACCTTGACAGAGTGAATGGAGCTTATGTTTTGAGGCAGTGACCAAATCGCAAACAATATATTGTTGCCGACAGGAAACTTTGAGGAACACCGATATCTCAATtagttttttataaaaaaaaaaaaaaaaaaaaaaaaaaaaatctgctctcTCTTCCTGTAAATTACAGTTGGTCACATGACCCCCGACATTCCTTAAATTTAAAATTACCAAACACCGCCCCTAGAGCCAGGGATGAGAAACTGCAATCTCATTTAGGGGTGCAGTGGCTGCAAATGATTACTGATTGATTGAAAGACTGTACTGCACATTATGCTTTGTTCAGACTGCTTTCAGTTTGACTCAGGTAATTAGTGTCAAAAAAGGCAGTCTGCCGTTTATGCTATTGTGCATCACCACGCAtcgttttataataataataacaataataataataataataataatggtgcatCATGTAGATTAACGTGTACACTTAGTTGTCGATTTCCTATTGAAGTtggtgttgtgaaaaaaaaaaaaaacactgagcgACATAGCAAAATAGAGGGAGATGAACAGTGGGCGTTGCATAGAGTaaattctgctttatttttgcCAGGTTACATGGAATATATGGCAAGTTTGCATACTGTAATTTTAGGAATCTGGATTTTATAAACCCGCATTGCTGCAAATGTACACTCACTAACAGACACGCCCACGATTTAACTCCGCGTTTTCAATTGGTTGACACGCAGTTTTTTGATGACGTGACAGATACTAGCTCGCTTGCTTTCTGGGAAACAAACAGCTGATTTCCACAGAGGGAGGGTGTGTGTTCGTTGAAAAGCGGTAAGACTGatcttatttttgtaacattcTGCTAATAAAATGGACTGTAGCTTTCTTATAGATTATAAACGTTTCGAACTATAGCACTTTTTCAGTAAAAAAgtacagttttgttgtttttaattttaatttaacatgaattcatatattaaaataagttGGTTCAGAATTAACACTTTCCCATACTAAGTTGTgcataaatgtacattatttttcagtttggtaAATATCACCTTTTTAGAGGCATACCCTATGGAAATAACTGGCTTTCAACAGAAACTGAATTTAGTTAGGTAAAAGCCCACTAAGTCgtgctttttaaattacaatacagtggaaaatgtagctttatattacaaaaaaagaatgtattacTACCAGGCTTCCCGGCGTCGTTTCTGTAACTATGGTTACCATGTTCACTGAGACAATCTGAGACCAGGCCAGGCCTGCTTCTCTTGAAGAAAGGTGATCAAAGGTaactgagacaggtaaaacataccagagtgcactggggtgtgagttgaaaagcctgaactgtgaACAGTAAGTGTGTGTTTCACAGCTTTGAAAGGTGGGGTAAGTCAGCGGAAATGAATGCTAAGACATTCTGTTCTTTTCTTTGCAGATTGTAAATAAGCAGCTAGAGGCCCGTTCCACATTACGTGTGTTACAGTTTGGACCCTCCTGCATTGTAATATAGGCTGAAAACTTGGTGGAACACATTTCTAACGTTATACAGCCAAAAGCTTCTAAAAGAACATTTTCTTTCAAGCTAGCTTTCTTGATTGAAATGTTCATAAGGAGTGTTTTCCAGAGTTCTTAGTGTTGCTGTAGCGCATGTAATGTGGAATGGGCTCAAACTGGAAAGGAAAGACAGACAGGTGATTTTATGCTTTGGTAAAGGCTTTTGAAGACAGACATGGAAGGCTGTTGTCACATATACAATGCTCCCTCATTGTAAGAACCAGTTAGCTGTCTCCTGTTTTCACTTGCCTTCATGTTATAAGGTGAAACTGTTAATTGTGGCTCCTGACTACAACGTTATAGAGGGGGTGCACTGTATCAGGGCTTACCTGTCAGGTgtatattataaatcatgtatttccaatttgttcatagtttttttttttttttcaaaatttaaaatgcaaaaatattaactatttgcatttcaaagtaagagtaaaaagaaaaaatgagtCAAAATGACAAGggcttgttttgtatttatgtttgtttttatagtctcGGATTTACAAGTCGTTCCTTTTTCAGTGAAACTTGCTAGAGCTCTGTGATGGAGATCCCAGTGGAAATTCTTGCCCAGATCTTCTCCTACTTACCTCTCTGTGACAGATACTCTGCATCCTCAGTGTGCAAGGCATGGGCTGAAGCCATCTCGTTCCCAACTATCTGGTATTACACAGAGGTCAGGTGGGTTAAACAGGGCAATGTAGCAGTCCTGTAATGCAATAGTATTTCATGAACGATACAGTGGAACCCCTGTTTGGAGAAAAAGGAGTTAAACGCACCAGGCTCCAGTTTCACAAAGTACTGCCAGCACTTAGCAGGCTGTTAGATAGCTAGCAAGCTGTCTTATTTTtacctgtttaaatgttttggttttttttgttttttaagattgaGCGATAAAGTTTAGTAGAAATCTGTTCAGCAAGTCTATATGATTAAAGGATAAATGGGTCATTTTATGGAAGTGAATTGGATTTAGCAGACTACTACCtagaactgctttgtgaaactagCTCCACTTGACTACCTCAGTTTAGATTAGAGGGCAGGTGTAGAGGAAATAATGCACTCAATATGAAAGAATAAAATCACACTTTCTGtgtatgattgtgtgtgtgtgtgtatatgtatgtatgtatgtgtgtgtatatatatatgtatgtatatatatatatatatatatatatatatatatatatatatatatatatatatatatatatatatatatatatatatatatatatatatatatatacactgtttcCTCAACAAAGATATTCAGACTTCAAAAGCTGCTTGTACACAGAGAATAGTTGCTGAAAATATGTCATCTCTTAATGTAGGATAAACAAAATACTTGAACTGTGTGCCATATGCTTATTTTTTGTAACGCAGCCCTACAGTAGCTTTCAAGTATTTTGGTATAGAAAGATTGTGCGTGTAAGTCTTATCCTGGTGTTTTTGAGAAGGAGACTTTTTAACTTCATTTAAATTCTTATTCACAGTTGTGAGTCTGGAACTGAAGAACATGCTTTACAGACATTCTGCCACTTCATGACTAAAGTCAAGCACCTGAAGATAGTTCTGAATCAGTCAGAAGCGATCAATCGTGGCATTGCTATCAAGGTTATAAAACATGTGACCGATGCAAACAGCAGGCTGAGAAACCTCTGTGTCAGTTGCACAGGAGAGAACCCTTTGTTCTACTCAGGACAAGATATCCTGCAGACCTTTAGAAACGTCTGCCAGAACGAAGCGAGCGGTCTGTCTCTAAAGGAGGTTGATTTCCGCCACATGCCTTTCACTCTAGATGATTCTCTTATTATGCTGATCGCCACCAGAAGCCCACATTTACAGAGCCTGTATATCAATAACCAGACCCTGGTGTGCAATGTAACTGCAGAAACGGTTAAGCAGGTATTGACAGTATGTCCAGAGTTATCTGCTCTGGGGGTGTTCTATGCAAGTTTGTCGGAAAACGTGCTCAGCGAACTGCTGAAGCCAGAGAGACCCCCTTTCCGATTGCTGGAGCTGTTCTGTGAGCGGCTGGACAAGTACATCCCTGCTATTTCCAGACAGTTTTGGGTGGCACTGTGCAAAAGGCACCCGTCGCTATCTGTTAACATGATACTGGATCACACTTTACCTGCGAAGAAGATCACATGGATTTTACAGCCCGGAATCCCCATGAAGAGCCTGGACCTAATCACATACACATACCTGGTGAAAGAAGTCAATTTTGTAGCAAAAAACTACCATGCTTCATTGGAAAGGCTGGTTCTGCAGACCACATCCTCGGAGAAGCTGAACTCGGCGCTGACTGAGCTAGCCAGCTGCTGCGTCTGTCTGAAGGAGATCCACTGTTACTGCGTGGTTTCACAGGAGGTGGTGCAAGCCTTCATATCCTGCTGTCCGCGGCTGTGGAGGTACACGCTAAAGACTGTCAAAGAACCGCACCCATGGAGGTGCACTGTGATAAAGTGAAGCCAGCGGCAGGTGAACGATTTAGGGACAGCCTAATTGTGCTTCATCGCATATACTGTAGGACAGGGTCTTTACTGTATAATGACGCAAACAGGCGTACAAGTTAATAATTGGGTGTACTCTGTTTTATGTTAACTTGCAGTTATTCCTTTGGTTTCAAGCAGCGCTTGCGTcaaagtacagtagtctccgcgtataggaacacctcctaagagaacgcttcacctaagggaacacccttgtggtgaaacagatttttcccattgtaaatgcccCATCTAAAGGCACaagaacttcacttaaaagaacaccttcttggcacagATAGTGATGCGTTcacaacagatacagtactgttttgtaacctgataactaaTTCATCATCATCAAACGTAAATTGTCAatgcaagagtgtcttgaggcatatcattgactcgtttcgatttctgatttccacgagtgcacctcatcgtaCAAAATGTCATGTAAACAAATGGCGAAATGCGCCGTGGTTTCTGTTGTtgcaaaaagttgaaaattgttaGAGCTTTTGAAAAACCTGAATGAGACACAAGTCACAGAGCAATTTGTTGTTTCCCTTTATGAGTTGCTTCACAGTTCTGTTCAATAATGTCTTGTacactgctgctgcattttgtaacgtgtgtaggggtgctgtgttcatttagtttgacagttagtttgttactttattattattattatagtttattaatatacacttccctattgcttttcttttacttattcagtttatttcatatgtcgatgcacatgcatcatgacaagtaatgcatatgtatttatttattgattgattgatattgtgtctggtggctaactccgtcttgGAGAACATCTCGGCCTTAAGAACATTTTgtttgcttcccgaggggtgttcccttagctggagactactgtataagcACCCCCCTTACTCCCCCTGGCTAAGGATCATTATAAATTGACATTACTGGATAACAGAGCATGGTAGATTGAACTCTTGTGTGTGCATTTCTAATATaaaatcatttgtatttttactttcatgtgtgtctgtttttattacttttgaaaTGCATTGGAGGTTTTGCCAGTTTTGCTCCAGTGGTGGTTGTAGTCCCCTGTTCACAAGTGTACATTCTATGTGCACACAGCTAGCTAATATAAACACAGTATCAGGCAGAAGCATAACATGTAGAACTACGTGTCTCTTTAGGTGGATAACTGAATTGATGAAACCTAGGCCTTTTCTTGGTATATATGAGTTTCATGACAAACGGTTAGTTTTTCTGCAATCCCTGTtgtaaaatgctctttaaaaaaagagtCCTGCTTATAAAATCATCCTTTAAAATTCACAAGGCTCCTCTACATTGTGGTCTAAAATCAGGCATCGCCCAGTAAAACCAATTAATTCAGGTTTACACAATCAATTTTGCACAAGCTGTGTCTatcactgaaaaacaacaaaagggcgtgtctaaaatgtattttatgtttagaTGTTTTatagattaaaatgtattttcacaaaCAACATGCCAcctaattattaaatatttatttgcggTGCTGTGTATCTTAATCAAgacttttaataaaaatgaaaacgttTTTATTTCTGGTTATTTTCAAAGTTGTATCCATGCACCTTGAAACACATCCTTGCTGTGTTCGAATGCCCTGCTGCGATTTTTAtgaaaacatcagtaaaaatgtgatttgaatatattattaatggtgtggttttcatgttttattttttaaaatgaccacAGCATCAATGAGTGTTCAtcccatttttaaatatgtatcttCATCTGCTACATGACTGCCAGAAATAGCAATTCACCACCATCATCACGCAGAATGCAGCTGCTGTACTGTATCCAACCAGATCTGACTCAGTTCAGATCATTGAATTTCTTGGAACAAATGGTGTTTCAACAATGACCTGCTCGTTCAGCTGTTAGCGGTGCTTCTCTTTTTGCAGCATTATGCTAGGAATGACTGTGTGCATTATTCACAGCATTGTGATGCGCTATATTGTTCTTTTATTCGCGCCATTGTTCCACGTGTATGGTGATGCGGTCAGCTTTGTGCTGACTTTGCATTGTGCGAGCACAGCTGATATGGCTCAGTAATGGGTCAGTGTCAGTCAGAGTTGGATAAGCCTTGTACTGTTACAGAGATGGAGTAGTTCCGTGCTGTCAGTTATTATTTTACTTAGCAAAATGCAGGAGTCTCCGAATTCTATCGGCATGGATGGAGGGTACACCAGCAATGTCCCTGCCTTCCTCACTAAACTCTGGACGCTGGTGGAGGATCCTGAAACCAACCATCTCATTTGCTGGAGTGCCGTAAGTACAAAACTTCTGAGGCCCAGTTcctaaaactttatttttagacCTTTTTGAAAGCCGGCTCTTTTTGTTTTCGTAAGCTTTCTCCAAGATTAGATAACCTCTTTGAAAACTGTTAGATAttctaaactttattttaatttctcaaaACTGCCTTTAAATTAACACTTGCATTGAAGTGccctttttacagttttttaaataatttttttttttaagtctgtttttgtgaacataataaatacagtttgatatttataaaactgcTCTAGGTTTTTGTtggatttcttaaaaaaaaaaaaaaaaaaaaaagtttatttaatccATCATAGATAACCCTCTCCCAGTATTCGATCTCTTACATTGTTTAACTATGTCTGTCGATATGACAAACCTGTAGATGAAAATACTATCTATACCACTTGGTATTTAGACCTTTTCCCCCAGTGACAGAATGGCAGAGATATTCTCTGAATAGGCCTAATACCAGTGAAAGCAGTTTCTTAACCTTGGACACCCTCATCAATTGTCCACAGTTCTTGACAAAAAGCAACATACAGCCATCCCATAACAATCTGTATAGGTTTGATTTGGAGAATGCACACTGTATGTAAGTTAGGAAAAGCACTATATCTGGAGAATGGCAGTTATGTAAGTCATGCACCCTTCT is part of the Polyodon spathula isolate WHYD16114869_AA chromosome 13, ASM1765450v1, whole genome shotgun sequence genome and encodes:
- the fbxl8 gene encoding F-box/LRR-repeat protein 8 — encoded protein: MEIPVEILAQIFSYLPLCDRYSASSVCKAWAEAISFPTIWYYTEVSCESGTEEHALQTFCHFMTKVKHLKIVLNQSEAINRGIAIKVIKHVTDANSRLRNLCVSCTGENPLFYSGQDILQTFRNVCQNEASGLSLKEVDFRHMPFTLDDSLIMLIATRSPHLQSLYINNQTLVCNVTAETVKQVLTVCPELSALGVFYASLSENVLSELLKPERPPFRLLELFCERLDKYIPAISRQFWVALCKRHPSLSVNMILDHTLPAKKITWILQPGIPMKSLDLITYTYLVKEVNFVAKNYHASLERLVLQTTSSEKLNSALTELASCCVCLKEIHCYCVVSQEVVQAFISCCPRLWRYTLKTVKEPHPWRCTVIK